Genomic DNA from Osmia lignaria lignaria isolate PbOS001 chromosome 6, iyOsmLign1, whole genome shotgun sequence:
TGTCAAGGCGAAAGCTCGCGCCAAGTTCGATCGTTCATTTGGCTGGCTCGATTTTCAAAGCGTTTCCTATTCGAGCATCGAGCGGTGGTTCGTCTGTCGACGGATTAATTAATTCAACTAAATGACCGAGCAGTAATTCGAACGATCATTCCTTCAACGAAGTCACTTTCTCGCTAACGCATGACGTGTTACATATCGCTTTGAAAATCGAGCTAACGAATGAACCAGCTGGACGCTGGTTTCGTCCGGTTGAAACGACGCTGGACGTCCTATCGCTTCGTACGACGCATAAACGATCCAATATCGCGTGTaaatgtataatgtaatctagccATTAAGCAATTCTGTATGGAACGAAACGTTTCACACGTCTGGGTCATTCTAGAGATATTTATCCGTATGACTAAATTTTCACgactagaaaataaattataatcattatttcgttttttttttatttactccaAATTTTAACGAATCAAACCTCGTTTTATAATTTGCCTTCCACGTTTCGAAGATCCTTGATTGATTTTCGTGGCCGCGGATAAATGGGTATCGTGGAAGAATACAGAATACACATAATGCAATCGAGTAGGGACGGCCTAAAAACGTACAAGACGAGAGGTACGATCTCTCCGTCAGTATATGTGCACGTAGACCtattatatcattattatcaacgTTGTTTTCAACGAGGCCAAGAGATTatcgataacgataacgatCGCTGAAACAACACGCGCGTCTGTTCAGTTAGATAAGCGCTTCACATATCGAGCAAAGGCTTATAAAACAGTAGAAAGAATGGGTTGTTCATATTTAATCGTAATCACACGCGTTAGAAGACTATAGTTGTCGTTCGTTTCTAAAGGAACATTCGAATGAACCAATAAGACCGAATGATTATTTTCGAGGCATCGTGAACGCCGATAATAGAACgggaaaaaaaaatcatttctcaAACGCGTTGTTTGTCTTACGAAGTTGTGGAAACTGCATACCTCGAAGTTACGAATAAAACGAAAGGCTGgtctatttttatataaatacaagTTCGTCCGACACGTTTTATCACAACCTGTCATTCACACGATTGACGTTTTTCTACTGTATAAGGAACAATTCCGCTTCGTACGCGAGAGAAACCGTGCAGGGGGTGAACAttattttttctccttctttcatTCCATCGAACAAAAGATTCTCATTCTTTTGACGTTCAATACGAACGCGTATAATGGTAGCGAAAGTTTGAAAATCCTATTGTCTAACATTTGTTCGATTAGATATTTCTCTCGTTTCGAGATTTCTTCTTCGAAGTGTCCCCTCTCGCACGTTCATACGACAATCAACTTATTTTGTTAACTATCGTGTTGTACCTCGAAATCTGTAGTAGAATTTAGACATTTGGTGTTTATGTCGAAATAAAAGCAATATGCCAAACATACCCCCTCCGTTTCACCCCATTTACCCCTCTATCATTGGAAATATACTAAGTAcagattttgtttctttttttaaattgaaaaaaaaatgattttcttttatcGATAAACATCTATATTGAAGGAATAAAACAATCATCAGAAACGACTTCCTTCAAAACAGTTCGCAAAGGAAGAGCCCACGTGCAGCCCGGTGCAAAACTGTTGCATCCGTCTTCGAATGCACCCCGGTGCATAACTGTTGCATAGCGCTTGGAATGCACCGAGCAACACGATCCACGCCATCTGCCGCAAAGACTGTAACTCTAAAACCAGTTCCGAACCTAGTTTGGGTCGATGGAACAGCACGATCGTTCCAACATGGCTCCGCATCGAGTGTTCCAGTAGCGTTTTCGAGACACGTTCGCGAGAACTGCTCGTCGCGCGACGTCATTATCGGCCAATTAGGTGAATTACAAGCAACAGGTTTGGTCAACCGAGACCATGGCGACGTCCAGCAAGTGGGATTTGTCCAAGGAGGACATTAAATCAGCGGCAAACGATGAAAAGGTTAGTGGTTATTCCGTATGGAATCATCATGCGCCATATCAGTGCTGACGCGTCCGCTGAGATTTCGAGTGGCGGGAGTTTTGAATTCGATTCAAACTGTTTCAGGAATCACTTTTGGAGCACGAGAGCGATACAGAAGAAAACATGGTGTTCAAGTGAGTCTAACGACTCTCATTTAACTTCCTAATTATCCTTCGATGTATTCTAACTtatgatgtttctgtatctagtCGACCTAGTACGTCCTCGGGGGAGACACGCGCGGATGGAAAGATGGACAGGTAAAGTGTCCTTGATTTTCGTGTATGTTTGTGATACTTGTTTTTGCTTTTGTACTTTACTTCATTAATGTCTTCTTTATAAAACAATCGTTTCGTTGACAGTAAATATTCGTTTATTGCGAAATGTTTAAGCCGAGTATGTTTGATGCACATTTTCTGATTCAAGCGTCCGACTGCAAATCCAAGAGGTGACAGAAACGATGCGCGAGAACGTGCAGAAAGTAATGGAACGTGGCGAGAGGCTCGAGGATCTACAGGAAGCTAGTGATCGTTTGAATATGGCCGGAAGCGAATTCAGATCAACCGCGAAGAAAGCACAGCAAAGGGCGTGGTTACAGAATTTCAGGACGAGAATAATCTTGGTCGCTATCACGGTGACGGTGGTAATCTGCATTATTGGTACGGTACCAGTCTGTGCAAGCCTTTATTTGACGTGCATGATAAACTGCATGTTATTTTCCTTCTTATCGCACCTCAAATATAAAGCAGCAATGCGCAATCCTTTATCTTTGCAAATTGTAACGAAAATGGCAATGACGTTTCAAAATGTGATCGCGCATTTCTGATTTAAAGTAATCATCGAACGTTTGTGTTCATCTATCTTGAACATACGTGCACCAGCACTTGTTCTCGCCTTTTTTGACTGAATTCGCCATTGCAAATCATTCAGCTACCGCACAGAGATCGTTTAAAAACAGCTCACGTAGTCAGATCGACGGGTATCCTTTTCAGTACTGGACATCACGGTGCTTTACCTGGTTCTCAGATAGCGAACACACGGTGTAGCGAGCCTCAAACGTTCGATTCCAGGTATTCATCAATTTTCCACTTCTAAGTCTGTTCCCAGTACACATCTCACCGGCTTCTCTCTTACCTTTATCGGCTAGGTAGGTTATCCTTGAAATTACCGTCAAATTTAACGCATCGTGTTAGAGATTTAACAAGGCTCTTTCCATTATCGACGCTTCTCATTGTTCGTACGATTTGCACGCGTCTCGTATCGCTTTGAAAACCTCATGTTTTAACGTTCGAAATCATTTACAGAACACGTCAACGTATCATTGACGTTTTATTTTTTCAGTATCCATCGTTGTGAAATATTCGTGACCGAGGCTCCGTCCAGACTGAAACACAATCGTTATATCGTGCGTACGTTCTGTATTTGTACCTGTCTTTAATGAACTGTATACGTGTATTATTATCATATAAGTTTGTATAAAATACATATTCTTGTTATTTTTAAGACGAGTCGCGTTCATGTGTACCGAACCACGTTCTCCCTCGGtggattctctctctctctcgtttgcGGTTTCCGCAGAATTCTGATCCATAGCCTCGTGTATCTTACACAATTTTCTGCTCTTTTGTACGCGTATCGTTGCACCTTGGACCCTTTGTTCGTATTTGCCGTCGGCTTTTACCTCATTAATCGATTAAAAAATTGAGCACAACATCGCGGCGTACGCGCGTGTCCCTACTATAACGCAATTAATCTCATCACCGTGTCTTATAAGGCATCCACGTTTTTGCAAGCTAAGTTTTATCTCTATCAGATCTACGAAATTGTGATCACCGATCGATTAAGATTTTATGTTTACTACTACACGCATGTTTGACGCGAAGCGTTCTCGTGTAAGCGAAGTCCCGTTCAAAAGTGAATGCAGTCGCGAAACTCGGCTAACAAACTTCCCCTCCACATTCTAACATGCTACGCCAATGACTATCAATGACGATCACTTGTACGTTTCGCTACACGATACGTATATGCGAGTACACACACCGCTAGCTCGGTTAGTCGTCGTCCGCCCGCGACTTGAAGTACCTGACCACGCTGAGCGTATTCCTcctcttttctatttttcccttcccttcttattcttctatttctttgcGAACTACTCGCGACCAAGACGACTATCATCCTCGTTAGAAACGTGCTCGTAGTAGACGAGACCGAACGGGCGCCGGCGAATCGATCAGTGCGCGTCCTGTTCGCTCCAAGTCATGGGACTGCACGAGGTGGTGATCGCGGGTCTATCCGTAATTGTCGGCGCCTATCTGCTAACAGGAAACCGCCGACGCTTCGTTTACTTGCTCTACAAGACATTGCCCAGAGACGTGCTGTGagtattttaagaaatttcCTCTGTTTCCTTCTTGTATTGCGATCAACAGAAAATTACAGAATGATCTagacacttttttttttcttttcttcaaccctttcgttgcaatgtattttaattaaaacacgttcattctgtataattttatacattttttcgtTGTTTTTAAAATGTTACTtacgtagcgaaagggttaacacaaACACGACGATGTTTTAATTCAACATTTACCTTACGTTTTAGATGTGacaatattttgattaaaattacaaGCCTCGCGTTCATTTGATCAAGCTAATGGAAATGTACaggatttttcataaaaatatttcaacgaaCGTCGTCGTTGACGTTTACCAATATTGAGGCAGGACCCACGTGTTCGTTGTGCTATCGTGGAAACATTAATCCTAATATCGAGGAAACAAAAAACGACAGTTGAACAAATATTCGTAATATCTCAAGCATTACGGCTCAATTTGACTTTGTACCGAACGTATATTCTTGATTACGCTTGAATGTACACCCACGCGTGCTCTTTCACGCTTCGTACTTGAACCTAATCAAACATTTTCTCTCTGTTTTCACCGACTTCGTGGTACAGAATACGCGGGCGAAagtatcttttttttaatgtttgcTATCAGCACCGGATCTATTCGATGTTGGAATATTTCATTGTATTCTATATACTATCGAAACAAAAGCGAAATATTCAGTTTTTTAGTTTTTcaataacaacaataacagTACACACTCACAGTGTTGCACAATTTCACCTTGCTATGTCCTTGCTAATTCCTTATCTGCTACACTTTCCAATTTTTCAGGAAGTCATTTTGGAGTACCTCTTCGTTGCTGGCTAATACCTAAGgctcaattttctatttctaccttttatgtGCACCTTTCACTAAAATATTCTCCACTT
This window encodes:
- the LOC117601662 gene encoding vesicle-associated membrane protein 4 isoform X1, translating into MATSSKWDLSKEDIKSAANDEKESLLEHESDTEENMVFNRPSTSSGETRADGKMDSVRLQIQEVTETMRENVQKVMERGERLEDLQEASDRLNMAGSEFRSTAKKAQQRAWLQNFRTRIILVAITVTVVICIIVLDITVLYLVLR
- the LOC117601662 gene encoding vesicle-associated membrane protein 3 isoform X2, with the translated sequence MATSSKWDLSKEDIKSAANDEKESLLEHESDTEENMVFNRPSTSSGETRADGKMDSVRLQIQEVTETMRENVQKVMERGERLEDLQEASDRLNMAGSEFRSTAKKAQQRAWLQNFRTRIILVAITVTVVICIIVSIVVKYS